One genomic segment of Plasmodium cynomolgi strain B DNA, chromosome 14, whole genome shotgun sequence includes these proteins:
- a CDS encoding COPI associated protein (putative) has translation MALIFKNIPNFSLRFLSMVAGALMITGGILNVFNLFQTVINVYIICSGVLLILCDVKTFNFYRHIEFLFTVVGRSLYMLIIASILINKGLFSLLIGIAIIIISFLYVTLGYFNGIPIPLLDKNSHLGSFPDQKNNVRSTCSMETRDGFN, from the exons aTGGCACTGATATTTAAGAACATTCCAAACTTCAGCTTGCGGTTTTTATCGATGGTTGCAG GCGCGCTCATGATTACCGGCGGCATACTGAACGTTTTCAACCTGTTCCAAACTGTGATCAACGTGTACATCATATGCTCAGGTGTCCTCTTAATCCTATGCGACGTGAAGACATTCAATTTTTATCGACACATCGAATTCTTATTCACAGTAGTTGGCAGAAGCCTGTACATGCTCATAATAGCCTCCATTCTGATCAACAAGGGTTTATTCAGCTTACTGATAGGCATTGCtatcattattatttcctttttgtatgtAACCCTGGGTTACTTTAACGGAATCCCTATACCCCTTTTGGACAAGAATAGCCACCTGGGGAGTTTCCCGGATCAGAAGAACAACGTCCGAAGTACTTGCTCTATGGAGACAAGGGATGGCTTCAATTAA
- a CDS encoding hypothetical protein (putative) — MKLNYAEKKTLLENLTNRMIKIEQAIGSIKFYEKGKDAKRIRKDGTSFGSGVKTVEGREKDYHNKSIVSFDDHQDNDRDLLGTHKDEMVELIKKHGHKNSVAVHICTIKLILQQIAKEFLHDIYAQYNDFYIYIHSNSILDVYNTFEYKRNIILSHLDFMKTYSQQVQKIMQLKGNINSYKMSEAELHLERLHKIEQKNEALFSRISAVNASLEDVAYKYALMVGQWSQNEKRASPMG; from the exons ATGAAGTTAAACTATGCAGAGAAGAAAACCCTTTTAGAAAATCTCACAAATAGGATGATCAAAATAGAACAAGCTATAGGtagcataaaattttacgaaaaaggaaaggacgCAAAAAGGATTCGTAAAGATGGGACATCATTTGGTAGTGGCGTAAAAACAGTCGAAGGTAGAGAGAAGGACTATCATAATAAATCTATTGTTAGTTTTGATGACCATCAGGATAACGACCGTG ACCTCCTGGGCACGCACAAAGACGAGATGGTAGAACTGATTAAGAAACACGGGCACAAGAACAGCGTAGCCGTTCACATTTGCACGATAAAGTTGATTCTACAGCAGATCGCGAAGGAGTTCCTGCACGACATCTATGCCCAAT ACAACGACTTCTACATCTACATCCACAGCAACAGCATCCTCGATGTGTACAATACCTTCGAATACAAACGGAACATCATTTTGTCTCACCTGGATTTCATGAAAACTTACAGCCAGCAagttcaaaaaattatgcagcTAAAAGGGAATATAAACAGCTACAAAATGTCCG AAGCGGAGCTACACCTGGAGAGGTTGCACaaaattgaacaaaaaaacgaagccCTATTTTCGCGAATTTCCGCAGTGAATGCCTCCCTGGAAGACGTTGCGTATAAGTACGCCCTGATGGTAGGTCAATGGagtcaaaatgaaaaaagagcTTCCCCAATGGGTTAG
- a CDS encoding hypothetical protein (putative), translating into MKANLSPSLRQEIALCNKQKSNKRCILISLNSKCNETIYERKGGMVVLLLLLVMLLVLRMIQFTLEGYTEQRENPSDDLESIKCLLNDEIAFILYNVAVFTSRYKWVLILWVPDESVETKLGKKNESAEKVEKEKKYTQVTQLNRLIYCTLKNNLLHYVDDDKDVPLEEVHNFEQLEKCIRASLGNCLTAVSTTQICKGRALPHFSVTNYLHNYYFLNEQMKQCCDGLNDESDGVSNHLDLLSKESNTCIVLLTIDVNNNYKLESRFEKIETIESFLHLTKEIHIFYVLYKTSDTYTCFYLCHSDRCTTREKFVYSLFKPHLIQILKKKNIHIFLSVEMGKLKHMVDFIRGDITTKKEVPTKNVPLDMAPKTKKCTNHLTLDGKKNYSSHAQINMVKELLPIVENDSIRRKGRTNDQSVNDPNVNKKHSFTSRTVNLLSLKRRESMPNNTRTEQPMSGKTNKMTYAPLGEGKQTSTSTFTSENIGPKLLKKMSLSKSYNLKKKTSFTNDGEKNSTVRKKREPSPSALVKNKSLTLHKGSSTSVELKKSPSLSKQKSLQLDKKKSLTKRFKGRSGVSEK; encoded by the exons atgaaggcaaaTTTAAGCCCCTCCCTCCGACAGGAAATCGCCCTATGCAATAAGCAAAAGAGCAACAAGCGATGTATCCTCATTTCGCTCAACAGCAAATGTAATGAAACAATTTATGAGCGCAAAGGCGGAATGGTGGTGTTGCTACTGCTGCTCGTGATGCTGCTCGTGCTGAGAATGA TTCAATTCACGCTGGAAGGCTACACAGAACAAAGGGAAAACCCGAGCGACGATTTGGAAAGTATAAAATGCCTATTAAATGACGAGATTGCTTTCATACTCTACAATGTTGCAGTGTTCACATCTAGATATAAATGGGTCCTTATTCTATGGGTCCCCGACGAATCGGTAGaaacaaaattggggaagaaaaatgagtcTGCTGAAAAagtcgaaaaagaaaaaaagtacacccAAGTGACACAGCTGAATAGGTTAATTTATtgcactttaaaaaataaccttCTTCATTATGTGGACGATGATAAGGACGTGCCACTGGAGGAAGTGCACAATTTCGAGCAGCTGGAAAAATGCATAAGGGCCAGTCTCGGCAACTGCTTAACCGCAGTTAGCACGACGCAAATATGTAAGGGAAGGGCACTTCCCCATTTCAGCGTTACGAATTATCTGCACAATTACTACTTTctaaatgaacaaatgaagCAGTGTTGTGACGGCTTAAATGACGAAAGTGATGGTGTGTCCAACCATCTAGATTTACTCTCCAAGGAGAGCAACACTTGCATCGTTTTACTCACCATAGATGTTAACAACAACTACAAACTGGAGAGCCGTTTTGAGAAAATAGAAACAATCGAATCGTTTCTTCACCTAACAAAGGagatacatattttttatgtcctttATAAGACATCCGACACATATACTTGCTTCTACCTCTGTCATAGTGACCGGTGTACCACGAGAGAAAAATTTGTCTACTCTTTATTCAAACCCCACTTAAtccaaattttgaaaaaaaaaaatattcacatttttttaagtgtcgAAATGGGTAAGCTTAAACATATGGTAGACTTTATCCGAGGAGATATTACTACAAAGAAGGAAGTTCCCACAAAAAACGTACCACTTGACATGGCTCccaaaacgaagaaatgCACAAACCATTTGACCTtagatgggaaaaaaaactactctAGCCATGCACAGATCAATATGGTGAAGGAGTTACTTCCCATTGTGGAAAATGATTCTATTAGGAGAAAGGGGAGAACGAATGATCAATCTGTGAATGACCCAAATGTGAATAAGAAGCACTCCTTTACATCTAGAACGGTTAACTTGCTGTCCCTGAAGAGGAGGGAGTCCATGCCAAACAACACACGGACAGAGCAACCCATGTCggggaaaacaaataaaatgacatATGCACCACtaggggaaggaaaacaaacGAGTACCTCCACATTTACCAGCGAAAATATCGGACCAAAGttactcaaaaaaatgtcgcTATCTAAATCgtataatttgaaaaaaaaaacctcctTCACAAAtgacggggaaaaaaactccacagtaagaaaaaaaagagaacccTCCCCCTCTGCACTGGTGAAGAATAAATCGTTAACTCTCCACAAGGGATCGTCCACCTCCGTcgagttaaaaaaatcgccTTCTTTGTCTAAGCAAAAATCGCTGCAACTTGACAAGAAAAAGAGCTTAACCAAAAGGTTCaaagggagaagcggtgTTTCAGAAAAGTGA
- a CDS encoding calcyclin binding protein (putative): MESPQVAELNEDIVELNKLLAQAVRENVKEKIKRCIENTTVEIAKLKLEESQTPNKITEKSTPLNDSNISYSSVQSFAWNQEGNKVTVFLTVKDIHNIDKDKICAEFNERSFEIKMHEDQKYWDNLHFKESPMSKIRAPKMDEQAEPSTMLMNMMKQLYQEGDSDMKRTIAKAWCEANEKKSDFSVPNF; encoded by the exons ATGGAGTCTCCCCAAGTGGCCGAGTTGAACGAAGATATCGTGGAGCTGAATAAGTTGCTGGCCCAGGCAGTAcgagaaaatgtgaaagaaaaaataaaacgatgCATAGAAAACACAACAGTAGAAATAGCAAAGCTGAAGCTAGAAGAAAGTCAAACCCCAAACAAAATAACGGAGAAAAGTACCCCCCTAAATGACAGCAACATTTCGTACAGCTCTGTTCAGTCCTTCGCATGGAATCAGGAAGGAAATAAAGTTACCGTTTTTTTGACCGTTAAAGATATACACAATATTGACAAGGACAAAATCTGCGCAGAGTTTAACGAAAGAAgttttgaaattaaaatgcATGAg GACCAGAAATATTGGGACAATTTACACTTCAAGGAATCCCCCATGTCTAAAATTCGTGCGCCCAAGATGGACGAGCAGGCTGAACCCTCCACCATGTTGATGAATATGATGAAGCAGCTGTACCAGGAGGGAGACAGCGACATGAAAAGGACCATAGCAAAGGCTTGGTGCGAGGCCAACGAGAAGAAATCGGACTTTTCCGTCCCCAATTTTTGA
- a CDS encoding cell cycle control protein (putative), whose product MDHSRSGGEYSSVDSEDKSSQGGSPSTSGSRARGASVSSGRSDRSGRSGRSGRSQEKRSGKIVREKRRGNRHKRVEAEEEEEAEEAEETEEAEEAETSVDPDEGDSQVRGVRKSARKTSRDIRERMAETKKEKIKGRNKSSSAPSEDPDECAPHVKKRRQLREDDRGGKRGVRAKDKHKSSDEGHQRKELLKKKVKNGNRKRKRHRSSGSSASSSSNASGRSEVKKRIRPNERRSDKRENRRSVSASSGDTDVGRKMTKHGETNDSGRNRRKDGKDHMSHARKERHDDKEPKRGKRRRDERSESSSLGSKSRSPRAPHDPHDPHDLQLPFDPFAEDQNGNLEINEDLIEYAKQKIANVTTEDIGRAGGVYIPPFKLERLNKEVTNKKSTLYQKQEWMKLKKKINNIVNKVNVDNIGDVCYELFECNLIRGKGIFSRALIHAQLSSPAFTHVFAALLCIVNSKFPTIGLLTIQRIILHFRRSYKRNDKIVCLNSVKFIAHMINQRVIHEIVGLQLCSILLQNITNDSVQVCTYFLAEVGQLYMNICRKGIDIIFDRLKDIIQEGKINIKTQYDIEKLWTYRKNYFREFPTVLEDLDLIDEEEKIVHEIDLLDETFENQEELNIFREVPHEQYEEENIEWDKIANELLHGDAAGGGRKGRKGREGSDGSDGSDGSDGSDASGRSGRSGRSDGSEGSGSGSGGSDQSSTDSENDQGGARSRSDGSDGSGGADDDDGDGDDQAKEEITDMTEQYLINLRKNVYLSIMSSLSFEECVHKLLKLNIKKGYEIEICNMLIDCCCMEKTFQKFYALQAERLCKLKSIYQENFEKCFQNSYSTAHRLETAKLRNCAKLFAHLLYTDAVSWSIFLNIKLSEEDTTSSTRIFLKILLQELTNNLGMQAFYHKINHPAISPFMSGLFPTDNAQDMRFCVNFFTAIGLGALTASMRKLLQG is encoded by the exons atggaCCACTCGAGGAGTGGGGGGGAATACAGTAGCGTTGATTCAGAGGACAAGTCGTCCCAAGGGGGAAGCCCAAGCACCTCAGGTTCGAGAGCTCGCGGGGCGTCCGTCAGTAGTGGAAGAAGCGACCGTAGTGGAAGAAGCGGCCGTAGCGGAAGAAGTCAGGAGAAGCGAAGTGGCAAAATtgtgagagaaaaaaggcgaGGGAATCGCCACAAAAGGgtagaagcggaagaagaggaagaagcggaagaagcggaagaaacggaagaagcggaagaagccgAGACGAGTGTCGACCCAGATGAAGGCGACTCACAAGTCAGAGGTGTCCGCAAAAGTGCCCGCAAAACCAGCCGCGACATCAGGGAAAGGATGGCTGagacgaagaaggaaaaaattaaggggAGAAATAAATCGAGCAGTGCTCCGTCTGAGGATCCTGATGAGTGCGCACcccatgtgaaaaaaaggagacagCTTAGGGAAGACGATAGAGGAGGCAAAAGGGGCGTGCGCGCAAAGGATAAACATAAATCAAGTGATGAGGGACATCAGAGGAAGGaacttttgaaaaaaaaagtgaaaaacgGGAATAGGAAAAGGAAGCGACATCGTAGCAGCGGCAGCAGCGCCAGCAGCAGTAGCAATGCCAGTGGAAGGTCGGAGgtgaaaaaacgaattcgaCCTAATGAGAGGCGAAGCGATAAGAGAGAAAATAGGAGAAGCGTGTCCGCCAGCTCGGGGGATACTGACGTGGGGCGAAAAATGACCAAGCATGGCGAAACTAATGACTCAGGGAGGAATAGAAGGAAGGATGGGAAGGACCACATGTCTCATGCGAGAAAGGAAAGACACGATGATAAGGAGCccaagagggggaaaagaaggaggGATGAACGGTCGGAATCATCCAGCTTGGGAAGC AAATCTCGCTCCCCGCGCGCTCCGCATGACCCGCATGACCCGCATGACCTGCAACTCCCGTTTGACCCGTTCGCGGAGGACCAGAACGGAAACCTCGAAATTAACGAGGACCTAATCGAATACGCGAAGCAGAAAATCGCGAACGTGACGACGGAGGACATAGGAAGGGCAGGAGGAGTGTACATACCACCCTTCAAGTTGGAGAGGCTGAACAAGGAAGTAACGAACAAAAAGAGCACCCTCTATCAAAAGCAAGAATggatgaaattaaaaaaaaaaattaacaacatAGTGAATAAGGTCAATGTAGATAACATAGGAGACGTATGTTATGAACTATTCGAATGCAATTTGATCCGAGGGAAGGGTATATTCAGTCGTGCACTGATCCATGCGCAGCTAAGCTCCCCAGCATTCACTCACGTATTTGCAGCTTTGTTATGTATCGTCAATTCAAAATTCCCAACAATAGGGTTACTCACCATACAAAGAATCATCCTACATTTCAGAAGGTCCTACAAAAGAAACGATAAAATAGTATGCCTCAATAGCGTAAAATTTATTGCACATATGATTAATCAAAGAGTTATTCATGAAATCGTAGGTCTTCAGCTATGCTCTATACTCTtgcaaaatataacaaatgaCTCAGTGCAAGTGTGTACGTACTTTTTAGCAGAGGTTGGTCAGCtgtatatgaatatatgtcGTAAAGGAATCGATATAATTTTCGATCGACTGAAGGATATTATACAAGAAGGgaaaattaacataaaaacgCAGTACGATATTGAGAAGCTATGGACTTATAGGAAGAATTATTTTCGTGAGTTTCCTACTGTCCTTGAAGATCTAGATCTCATTgatgaagaggagaaaatcGTACACGAAATTGATCTTCTGGATGAGACTTTTGAGAATCAGGAGGAGCTGAACATTTTTAGGGAAGTACCCCACGAGCAGTACGAGGAGGAGAACATCGAGTGGGACAAAATTGCCAATGAGTTGCTGCACGGAGATGCCGCTGGCgggggaaggaaaggaaggaaaggaagagaaggaagtgATGGAAGTGACGGAAGCGACGGAAGTGACGGAAGTGACGcaagcggaagaagcggacGTAGCGGACGTAGCGATGGTAGCGAGGGAAGCGGCAGTGGCAGCGGGGGTAGCGACCAAAGCAGCACGGACTCGGAAAACGACCAAGGCGGGGCGCGCTCCCGCAGTGATGGCAGCGATGGAAGTGGAGGTGCCGATGACGATGACGGAGACGGAGACGACCAGgccaaagaagaaataacAGACATGACAGAACAGTACCTAATCAATCTGAGGAAGAACGTCTACCTCTCAATCATGTCCTCCCTTAGCTTTGAAGAATGTGTGCACAAATTACTAAaactaaacataaaaaaaggatacgAAATAGAAATATGTAACATGCTAATCGACTGCTGCTGCATGGAAAAAActttccaaaaattttatgctcTCCAGGCAGAGAGGTTATGTAAGCTCAAAAGCATATATCAGGAAAACTTCGAAAAATGCTTTCAGAACTCGTATAGTACTGCTCATAGATTGGAGACAGCAAAGTTGAGGAACTGTGCAAAAttatttgctcatttgcTCTACACGGATGCTGTGTCGTGGAGTATTTTCCTGAACATAAAATTGTCTGAGGAAGACACCACATCGTCTACGAGAATTTttctgaaaattttattgcaGGAGTTGACTAACAATTTAGGCATGCAGgcattttatcataaaattaatCACCCCGCGATTTCGCCCTTCATGAGTGGGCTATTCCCGACCGACAATGCTCAGGACATGCGCTTttgcgtaaattttttcacggCCATCGGCCTGGGCGCCCTCACCGCTTCGATGCGGAAGTTGCTCCAGGGGTGA